In Candidatus Zixiibacteriota bacterium, a single window of DNA contains:
- a CDS encoding 4Fe-4S dicluster domain-containing protein, whose translation MPGIKIDKNYCKGCELCVHACPMQIISMSKEINLKGYFYAQVHEPTRCIGCRICAITCPDVAIEVHTHGTSFALFEY comes from the coding sequence ATGCCCGGTATCAAAATAGATAAGAATTATTGCAAAGGCTGTGAGCTTTGTGTCCACGCCTGCCCCATGCAGATTATCTCGATGTCAAAGGAGATAAATCTGAAGGGGTATTTTTATGCGCAGGTGCATGAGCCGACCAGGTGTATCGGCTGCCGAATCTGCGCCATTACCTGTCCCGATGTGGCTATCGAGGTGCACACCCACGGAACCTCATTTGCATTATTCGAGTATTGA
- a CDS encoding cobalamin biosynthesis protein CbiA, with product MANEVKIRYPSILRPITIIVGGFGSGKTEVSVNIAKFLAATQDSPVTIVDLDLVNPYFRSRETVREMEALGVRAVAPKGGQFYADLPILLPEVKGIIERHEGKVILDVGGDAQGTRALGSLADEFETGTFEMLMVLNSRRPQTSDVDGSIKMMQRIELTARLKFTGLISNSHMIDETNAEIIDEGYRLAREVGSRTGLPLFFVSVKRDILEGMDTGGYECAFLPLTRSMLKPWERKKETG from the coding sequence ATGGCCAATGAGGTAAAAATCCGATATCCCTCGATTTTACGTCCTATTACAATCATCGTAGGAGGCTTCGGAAGCGGCAAAACGGAAGTCTCCGTAAATATTGCGAAATTCTTAGCCGCGACTCAGGATTCCCCGGTAACGATTGTCGATCTTGATCTGGTAAATCCCTATTTTCGTTCCCGCGAGACTGTTCGGGAAATGGAAGCACTTGGGGTTCGGGCTGTTGCTCCCAAGGGGGGGCAGTTTTACGCTGATTTACCGATTTTGCTGCCGGAAGTGAAGGGTATAATCGAGCGTCACGAAGGAAAAGTGATTCTGGATGTCGGGGGCGATGCCCAGGGGACACGAGCGCTGGGTTCGCTGGCCGATGAGTTTGAGACGGGGACTTTTGAAATGCTGATGGTTTTGAACAGCCGCCGGCCGCAAACCTCTGATGTGGATGGATCAATTAAGATGATGCAGAGGATCGAATTAACGGCCCGTCTTAAGTTCACGGGCTTAATCTCCAACAGCCATATGATCGACGAAACCAACGCGGAAATAATTGATGAAGGGTATCGACTGGCTCGTGAAGTGGGTTCCAGAACCGGTCTGCCGCTGTTTTTTGTCAGTGTCAAGCGGGACATTCTAGAGGGTATGGATACCGGCGGTTATGAATGCGCTTTTTTGCCGCTGACCCGGTCGATGTTAAAACCTTGGGAGCGAAAAAAAGAAACCGGCTGA
- a CDS encoding ferritin family protein — protein sequence MDIIDYAMKMEQDGKAYYETHAAGTTDPDLKRILVLLAEEETRHYEYFKRLKANPKDISGGELLSGSQTLENVKNIFQSMAEKGESRPFGQDVVSAWTTALRTEEKSKAFYEEKASIEPDSRKKELLLKIAKEEHNHIHMVDSVLMYLKAPSTFADSAQFKNFRSLEGWG from the coding sequence ATGGATATAATCGATTATGCCATGAAGATGGAGCAGGACGGCAAGGCGTATTATGAGACTCATGCCGCCGGGACCACTGATCCCGATCTGAAACGGATACTGGTTCTTCTGGCCGAAGAAGAAACGCGGCATTATGAGTATTTCAAACGTTTGAAGGCCAATCCCAAAGACATTTCGGGAGGTGAATTGCTGTCGGGCAGTCAAACTCTGGAGAATGTCAAAAACATATTCCAATCCATGGCCGAGAAAGGCGAGAGCAGACCATTTGGTCAGGATGTTGTTTCGGCCTGGACCACGGCCCTCCGGACCGAGGAGAAATCGAAGGCCTTTTATGAGGAAAAGGCGTCGATCGAACCGGACAGCAGGAAGAAGGAACTTCTGCTGAAAATCGCCAAGGAGGAGCATAACCATATTCACATGGTTGACAGTGTCCTGATGTATCTCAAAGCTCCTTCAACTTTTGCAGACAGCGCTCAGTTCAAGAATTTCCGCTCGCTGGAAGGATGGGGGTAA
- a CDS encoding polysaccharide deacetylase family protein — translation MKYSAKWTCFCFLAVFFLATAVFGQSGDTDKKPILNIKKICLTFDNLPAERNYTRIERYEINDKILETLARHKIKAAAFVIGDNIEGDWEILVKWLEAGHTIGSFTYTGQDIDNVPIEMFLEDIAKGKETIEDFLISFKQPSRYFRFPYLHYGATTEIKTDVEYYLDEANINLAHASIVVEDFVYNLSLEKIINSRDSADFIELRDEYITHLLERLGNSETLAQEIMERPVRQILQLRLNRLNAYFLEDIIAALIDKGYGFISLPEALKDKVYSKRDAYFGVKSLSLLERIKYSNPDLLPAGE, via the coding sequence ATGAAATATTCTGCCAAATGGACCTGTTTTTGTTTCCTGGCGGTTTTTTTTCTCGCTACCGCGGTTTTCGGCCAGAGCGGCGATACCGATAAAAAACCGATTTTGAATATCAAAAAAATATGTCTGACCTTCGATAATCTTCCGGCGGAAAGAAATTATACCCGGATCGAACGGTATGAGATCAACGATAAAATTCTGGAAACGCTGGCCAGGCATAAGATCAAGGCGGCGGCATTCGTAATCGGCGACAATATCGAAGGAGACTGGGAGATTCTGGTTAAATGGCTTGAAGCGGGGCATACCATCGGATCGTTCACCTACACCGGGCAGGATATCGATAATGTTCCGATTGAGATGTTTCTCGAAGATATCGCAAAGGGCAAAGAGACGATCGAGGATTTCCTAATATCATTCAAGCAACCGAGTCGATATTTTCGGTTTCCATATCTTCATTACGGAGCCACCACCGAGATTAAAACGGATGTGGAGTATTATCTCGATGAGGCCAATATCAACCTGGCCCACGCCTCCATCGTGGTGGAGGATTTCGTTTATAACCTGTCGCTGGAGAAGATCATCAACAGCCGCGACAGCGCCGATTTTATCGAACTGCGCGATGAGTATATAACTCACCTGCTGGAACGGCTGGGGAATTCCGAAACCCTGGCCCAGGAAATAATGGAACGCCCGGTACGCCAGATATTACAATTACGGCTCAACCGGCTCAATGCTTATTTCCTCGAGGATATTATTGCCGCCCTGATCGACAAGGGTTATGGTTTTATATCACTGCCCGAGGCTTTGAAGGACAAGGTTTACAGCAAGAGGGATGCTTATTTCGGGGTCAAGAGTCTCTCGCTTCTGGAGCGAATCAAATATTCCAATCCCGATTTATTGCCGGCCGGTGAGTAA